Within Sporosarcina sp. PTS2304, the genomic segment GAGATCATAATTGATGTGAATGGTCAAAATGTCACAGGAAATGTTGTCAAGTTAGACGGAATCACTCATTTTCTCACGGACTATTGGCCAACTGAAAACCAGTTTAATCAATTGATTGAAGCAGTCACGCACCAAATTAAAGATAAAGCAATTGGCATTATTCCTTATAAGCAGCTAAAGGAAAATGAGTATGAAATATGGCCTTTTGTGTACGTGACAGAAACCGGAAGCAAACTTTTCGAACAAGCTTGTGGTTCAGGATCCCTCGCTTTAGGCATTCATTTGTCTAAAGGAAATCAAAAGAACACTTTGCACATTCATCAACCAGGCGGGATCGTACATGTAGAAACAGGCGGAAAAAACTTTATTTCTACCGATGTCCGCTTTACTTGTGAAGGATTTGTATATTTGGATATGTGAACTAACTATACGTAATAGAGCCGGTCTTGGGAAATCGAGATCGGTATTTTGTATGTAGAGTAATATATTTTATAGCGTTGCCCGTCGCGCTCATAGAATTGGCATTTCCGCTCATAGCCTCGTCCATCGCGCTCATAGAATTGGCATTTCCGCTCATAGCCTCGTCCGTCGTGCTCATAGAATTGGCATTTCCGCTCATAGCCTCGTCCATCGCGCTCATAGAATTTGCATTTCCGCTCATAGCCTCCGACAACTAAACAAAAAACGCTTTAGCAGTTAGATTACTAACTGCTAAAGCGCATCCTCCCATCAATAAATCAATAAACTGCGACCCAGCCTTCGGGTGTGACGAAAATACGTACCGCCACGACTTGTCGGTCTTCTGCCAATGTGAAATAATGGCGGACGTTTTCAGGTACGGAAATCAAATCACCTGGATCTAAGTGAACTTCGAAAAAGCGCTTGTCTTTTCCTTGAATGACGAATACTCCGTGCCCGCTAGCGATAAAGCGGACTTCATCGTCGGTATGATGGTGTTCGCGTTCGAAATTTTTCAGCATTTCTTCAATGTTCGGCGTGTCGCTTGATAACGAGATGACATCAGCTGCTTGATAGCCGCGGCGTTCAGAAATTGCGTCAATCTCCTTTTTAAAAGACTGTAAAATTTCCTCTTTCTCAGCATCGGTCAAGTTGAATTTCTCGCGTAAATGTTCGGGGAGTTTGTCAATCTCCCAATGTTCGTAAATTACTTCTTGTTGTGTTAAAAAGTCCGTGACTGCTTGTTGTCCCTCGATTACTTCGTTAGTTTCTTGAATAGTAATGGTCGCCATGTGATGTTTCGCTCCTGTCTAGTAAATTTATAATCGCGCTTTGACGATTTCTATACAATCTGTAAAGGTTTCAAATGAAGAGTAGGGAATGTCGAGTGTGTCGCAAGTTTCGGCTAAGAAGTCTCTTGCAATTACGACATCCGCGAGTTTTGCTGCTTCGAAGTCTGTCACGGAGTCACCGATGACAATGCGCGTTTGATTTTCATCTGAAAGTTTACGCATGATCGAAGGTTTACAGCACCCGCATCCTTGACTTGTGCATAATTCATCACACGCATGTGGGTAATGAATCGTAATTCGCTCTTCATCAAATGTCGCTTCGTTGCAGTAAATATGATCAAATGGTCCAAATGAATCAAGCACTGGATACACGAAGAAATCTATTCCTCCACTGACAATATATAGAGGTATGTTCTGCTCTCGCGTAAAGTGTACAAAGTCTTTAAATCCTTCGCGAATCTCTGCATCTTGTAAGACAAATTCGATGATTTCTTCTTTTAATTTACTTGGAACTAATGAAAATAGTTTTTGAACTCCAGATTGAATAGAAATCTTTTGACTTAAAATATCATTCGTTATTTCTTTCCAACCAGGCAATGCAAATTGTTTCATAATGCTAATAATATTATCTTTTTTTGTAATAGTGCCATCAAAATCACAAAATATGACGACGTTACTCATGGTTTAGCCTCCATCTTATGTTGCTTGAACGATGCCCCATTGATCCAGAGCGTGTTGCAGTGGAATGGATATTTTTGCAGCTTCAGGCAAAGAAATTTTATTGACACTCG encodes:
- a CDS encoding acireductone dioxygenase, yielding MATITIQETNEVIEGQQAVTDFLTQQEVIYEHWEIDKLPEHLREKFNLTDAEKEEILQSFKKEIDAISERRGYQAADVISLSSDTPNIEEMLKNFEREHHHTDDEVRFIASGHGVFVIQGKDKRFFEVHLDPGDLISVPENVRHYFTLAEDRQVVAVRIFVTPEGWVAVY
- a CDS encoding 2-hydroxy-3-keto-5-methylthiopentenyl-1-phosphate phosphatase — translated: MSNVVIFCDFDGTITKKDNIISIMKQFALPGWKEITNDILSQKISIQSGVQKLFSLVPSKLKEEIIEFVLQDAEIREGFKDFVHFTREQNIPLYIVSGGIDFFVYPVLDSFGPFDHIYCNEATFDEERITIHYPHACDELCTSQGCGCCKPSIMRKLSDENQTRIVIGDSVTDFEAAKLADVVIARDFLAETCDTLDIPYSSFETFTDCIEIVKARL